AATTTGAAGACCCTCGAGCATCATTAGGATGCCAGATCTGTTGCTTTTGAGAAACATCATATAAGTGAGGCTTTGTTATTGTCATCAAGTTGATTCCTTTCTAAGGGTTTAGAAAGGTTCATTCTTTTGACACCAATTTCATTGACCCATGGATTTTGCCTTATATTAGTCAAACTAAGAAAGTCCTACTTCAAGACGGTCACATCTGTGCAATATTATCAATTTTACTACAAAAATTAAGCTAGAAAAATGTAagaatttttcttattttatattttattttatacaagcgatattaggGGTGTGGAATCACATGCACTCCCTCACAACGTGATTTCCTGATTCAAATGATTCATTTGTTAGTTTTTCCTTCAAAGATCATTCATGTAAacaatcatcaaaattggaaattCATTAGATATTTAATTTGTATTATAGTCTTTCAAATGCTTTTAGCCAATTCACTGTGATTATTTTTCCAGTAACAATTAGATGATTATTTATTCTTGATTTGGATTATTTTACCTATGAGTCGTGTTTGACCTGGGtcataaaaaatagatggttataaaaatttcaaataattaaaCCGGACTAAGACCAACcggaaatattttttttattttttattttttccatctCATCTCTCAAAATCTCTCTgtaaggccatctccaatTCATGAGGCCAAATCCAAAATATCCCAAATTATAGCCCAAAATCTCTTCCAACTCAAGAAAATAAAGGGGCCAAACTTTGGGAAAACCCAAACTTAGGGCTAAATAGCAGTCCATCTATTGTttggacccaaaaaaatttcagtggAGCCCACCTGCTGTTGGCGCAGCTCATGTGCAAGAAATCAAATGAGGGCCCGTGCTGCAGTGCTTGTCTGCTGCCTGACGCAGCAGCTTGCCACATGTCGCATTTTGGTTATGTTGCCGTTGGAATCCAACGACaacaattcaaatttcatttttttaaatattctaATAGTAACTTAAATCAACGATTTACATTAAATGTAAGCTATGTTAAcggtaaagaaaaaaatccaacagtcaaaataatattttaaattaatataaatcaGATCTAACCCCAAAACTCACTTCAAACTCTACAAATACTCAGCCATTTCTCAATTAATCTACcacaaacattttttttatttctcaatttatttttcctttgtcaatttcatcaatttccTTTCATTGTCATACTTTTCATATCATTTCAAgcacatcatcttcttcattctcttaCTTTTCATATCATTTCAAGCTTTCAATGGATAACCATGGCAATgccatctttttctttatgtttgatGATGATTCAAATGATGAGGAACATCATCAGAGAGTGATACAAGCCGTTGTCCACCATACTTCACTGGAGAATGAAGCCACCAAATATGGTGGGTCAGTAGTCGGTTGTGAGTACAAGAACCGTGAGAGGGAAAATCACCATCGCAATCTCATGTCCAACTACTTCATTGAAAGGCCACATTTTAATAGTACGAACTTTCGTAGGCGGTTCCGAATGTTGAAAGAGTTGTTTTACCGCATCTTGAATGATGTTGTCAACCACGAGCCATACTTTCGCTATAAAAAAGACGGGCTTGGCCGACAAGGGCTATCCCCTGAACAAAAGTTAACCGTAGTCTTTTGTATGCTCGCATGGGGATGCTCAGTTGACGCAACCAACGAGTACTGTAAATTGGGTGAAAGCATAGCTCTTGAATCACTCCGTAAGTTTTGTTGCGCTGTTGAAGCCGTGTACGGACAACGGTACCTCAGGTCTCCAAATCTAGCTGACCTTTACATGCTATTGCACATGGCAAGCCGTTGATGCTTCCCAGGCATGCTAGGAAGTCTTGACTGCATGCATTGGGAATGGAAGAACTGCCCATATACTTGGGCAGGCCAATTTACTggtcacaaaaaaaaaaaaccactgTTGCGCTAGAGGCCGTGGCCTTGTACAACACATGGATATGGCATGCCTTTTTTTGGAGCTGTTGGATCCAACAATGATATCAACATTTTAGCTCGTTCTACATTGTTCAATGATGTGGTACATGGAATGGCTCCTTATGTTGAATATATTGTCAATGGAAATCAATACCATTTCGGCTACTATTTGGCAGATGGGATCTACCCCCGTTGGGCTACTTTGGTGAAAACCATCTCTTCTCCTCCTGATAACctaaagaagaagaggtttTTTGCACAAATGCAAGAAGCGTACAGGAAGGATGTTGAAAGAGCATTTGGAATACTATAGGCTCGATCTGTTATTGTTCAGGGCCCTGGACATATGTGGTGCAAGGATAACCTCCACTCAATTATGATGACGTGTATAATATtgcacaacatgattgtggaggatgaatACGAATATGTTGAAGAGGAATTTGATGATGAGGATACATGTTCACAACGATCTAGGAGGACCAGAGTAAGACAATATGAGCTGGAGCCAAGCATTACATACGAGTACCACAAAGATAGTCCGACTCTTTTTGATTACATGATTCGTCATAATAGAGTTCGATCTCCACATGTGCATTAGAGTCTCTGACATGATTTGATCGATCACCTTTGGAGGAGCTTTGGAGATGGTGAATGAGGTCGACAATTGTTTCAATCCtccttttgtgttttttttttaatgttgtgtgttttcttttggaataaaatatgtttgtggaatttcaatttttttaggtcaaattgttcaaaaaattaaaggcTTAATAGTTACAGTGCACCTTAAAAATTGGTCAAATATCACTTTATCTCTTTCAAGTTAAAGTGACTCACTTTGCCTCCTTGACCAAGGTTTGATGTTCCACAGTGCCCTTTACTGTCAATTTCATCCAAAAGTCCGTTTAATTTTATGACGTGGCAGGGGTGTTTTAGTAATTTTGTGCACTAAGGTTTTTTATTCACATATTTGAGTGGGTAATGTGGCAAAGTGGAGCCCACCTCCAACATggataaaaatattaataaaaaattaattactttgGTTGTCGTGAGAAGGGGCAATGGGTTTTTGGGTTATGCACATGGAGGGGGTGGGGAAGGGATGGGTAaggtatttttttctttttctaaaatctattttattttcaattttatgtttgtattttaatttttttaagtaattaaaaaacctAGGTGcacaaaattactaaaataccCCTGCCACGTCATCGAACTTAACAGACTTTTGGATGGAGTTAATGGTAAGGGCAATGTGGAACATCAAATCTTGGTCAAAGGGGCAAAGTGGGTCACTTTAACTTTAAGGGGGTAAATGAGAATTGACCAATGTTTCAAGGTGCACTGAAGCAATTAagccaaaattaaattatgaagttatttaataagattaaatgaagaaaagttatccataaaaaaattacacttaaacattcttaaacaatttaataaaattgcAGACTTAAAATTTAAGTCCGAAGGGTTGAGaaaaaatcaatttgaatctgggcaaaacccaaataataCTTTTTAGAGgagaaaaatttgggtttatcCCCCGAATGGATTGTAAAAGGCCTAAGCATTTTAACTCTCAAAACCACAAGCAACTCGCACTACGAGACAGCAGAGAGGGCAGTGTGCCAAAGGGTTCAGGGTTTTACGTCAAACCCCCCAAAAGCCCTAAAACCGGACACCACAACCATGGCGCGCTTCTCTCGACCCTCCACACCACGCCTCCTCTACACCCTCTACACCAGCCCATCCAAAACGGTACAGTCTCCTTCTCCATCCCCATCTCCCTCTCCATCACCAGcctcctctctcctcctcGGCTATTTCCACCTCCGCCAATTCTCTTCCGGCAATCTCGCACGTGCCAAGGAGGACAAAGAGCCATGGTGGAAGGACTCCATGGACAAGCTCCGAAACATCGGAATATCGGCCCACATAGACTCCGGCAAGACCACCCTCACCGAGAGAGTTCTGTTTTACACTGGGAAGATCCATGAGATTCATGAGGTTAGAGGCAGAGATGGAGTTGGCGCGAAAATGGATTCCATGGATTTggaaagagagaaggggaTTACCATTCAGTCTGCTGCCACTTATTGTACTTGGAATGGCTATCAGGTAATTGCAATTATTGGTTTTGGCTTTGCTTCTGTCTTTTACTCGGAAAGTAATGGATTTGATGGAAATTTGAATCTTTTAATGGTGGGCagtgattttttatttcaaagtATGGGGAAATGGAAACTTGGCATATAAGGTGTAGTTGGGTTGTTAAATTTATAAACTTGTTGAAAATGGAGGAAGTGATCACTCTGATATGCTTCTACTTTTAATGTTACAAGTCAATATAAGTTTTGAATTTGTCATAATTTTAGCAAATGTTTGAAAATCTTGGATTTTGAGTTTAAGATATACATGAATATTGAATGACAATTCGGTTTGTTGCTTCTTTCTATACCTGGAACGTGCAAGAGGCTTGAGCTAGTTCTATTGCATTGAAGAGAATTGGTGGAAGATGGACCTGGGTAATCTTTTATTGATACGTTTGTTCTTACTTGAGAGACCTGGGAACACCAAAGGGAGTGCGTAGCAAATTAGAATGTTACGTTACTCTTGGAGTTAGTAGGAACATGCAGTATTAAAATGTTCTGTCTGAAGCTACTAATGCTAAATGAAATTAGCATTGTAGATATTTGGCGTACTGTCTTTTCCAacacatataaaataaaataaaaacctttgAAATCACCAAATAAGATTTAGATTCTCTTGCATGTTTCCCTTCGCTGATTTCTCTTTAGTAAAACTATTACTTGTCAAAAAGTAAATTGAGGTTAGTAATCTTAACTTTTTGCCGTGTGGTTAGTCTGAAACTGATGAGTTAATAATATGTTGAATTTATGAGCTGCAATACTTCAACTTTGTGTTTATGTTAAATAATTTCcagaatagaagaaaaaaatgtttcCATTAACCATAAATTTTCTATTGCAGGTTAACATAATAGACACCCCTGGTCACGTTGATTTCACCATTGAGGTTGAGAGAGCTTTGCGTGTTCTTGATGGTGCCATTCTTGTCCTTTGTAGTGTTGGTGGTGTGCAAAGTCAGTCAATTACTGTTGATCGACAAATGAGAAGATATGAGGTTCCAAGACTTGCATTTATAAACAAACTTGACCGTATGGGAGCAGATCCGTGGAAAGTTCTGAACCAGGTGCATTTCAAAATTGACGAATCATGGAAACATCTCGGTATTTTAGGTTTGCTTATTGTTTTGCTACGAGGGAAGATAGAGCATTCAGTATAGTGTTTCGTTTGTCATAGTGAACACAAACCATTAACTAATATCTCAGGATATTGGCCACCTAATTATGTGCTGAGCTTCAGGTTGTAATTTACCcagaaaaaattgattttgatgGCTATGTGTTCTTAAATCTCTATTTTTAGGGTATACAATTATTTGGTTAACATAATTGTAAATTTGTAGAATTTGTGTGATGAAGTTCAAGGAATTAGAACTAATCTTAGTTTGGGTCGATTGACATCAGTTTCTATTTCAGTATGTTGAGCAATGCATTATACATGATTGTAATTTATGCAACAACCTGATACAGCGAGACATGACTTTTCTAGTTCTTTTATACAAAGCATGCTAAAATGAAACAAGGGACATGAACAAGCTAGATTTCCCTTGATGGTTCagattgattttctttttttttaaggatagTTGTACATCATCATGtaaattttattgagttttgaACCTTAAATAGTGATGTGGTAGTGAAATTGATTCTCCTGTAGGCAAGGGCTAAGCTCCGGCATCACAGTGCTGCCATGCAAGTTCCGATTGGGTTGGAAGAAGATTTTAAGGGTCTTGTTGACCTTGTGCAGATGAAAGCTTTGTATTTTCATGGTTCCAGTGGGTCTGTTCTTAACGCTATTGTGTTCACACGGTTCCTTTTCAATGCGCATTTccatttctatattttttttcttattttctttttgcatctTTTAGTGAAAAAATCGTTATTGAAGAAGTTCCTGCTGATATGGAGGCGTTAGTCACAGAAAAGAGGCGTGAGCTAATTGAGGTTGTATCTGAAGTTGATGACAAACTAGCTGAAGCATTTCTTGCTGATGAACCTATATCGTCCACTGATCTTGAGGTACATTagacaaaattcaaaagaaaaaaattctgaaaatgtTGTGGAAAATGAATACAGAATATTTTGTCTTGACTTGTTAGATGCAACATAAGCTATAATTTTCAGTTATCTTTTCCCATTTTTACTTGTCATGGGTTTTGGTGGTTGGATGTTCCTTGCAAGGGTAAAATTATGTGGTGGCATATATTTCTATAAAGTTCTAGGCGGTGCTATCTccaatgtttgtttttgttcaagATAAATTAATTTCTGCATATATCTTTCTGTGCTCTTGAAGTttaaagccttttttttttttttttttttttttgagtagGAAGCTGTGCGGAGGGCTACTATAGCACAGAAATTCATACCTGTGTTCATGGGTAGTGCATTTAAAAACAAGGTACtatcttcttttaaaaaaacttattcCTTCTAATGACATGCACATCATTGGTTACATTTTCTGTTGTTATTTGCCAGCAATCAACTTCAAACGCTTTTAGGTTGATGTGTTAAATTTCACGTACTTTGGTTacttaagattatgatgtatTATACTTTATACAGTAAAGGATCCAAACATTTATGGTCACCAGATTAAATCTTATGTCATCTCTGAACAGACAAATTAGTAGACTCCTCAGTGGGTATAGATATATCATAGATCTTAACTGCCGGTTGGTTTTGCCCTTTTATGTAGCTGTTTGGTTCTACTCAAGGTAAGGTTAATTAGGTAACTAACGCAGGGCCCTTgctgttatttttgtttttggtttctcCTGAATGGCCTTGTGGAGACTATATGGTCTGTGTTGGTGCAGTTCCATGTTATTACGGCATGACAAGTTTGGAACTTTTTTAGCAAACGTTGAATTTCTTCGGTCTGTTGCTTTGCCTCTTGTTCTCTAGAGTAGTTATCCTTTTCACCATTTAGGTAAAATGATTTGTACATGCAACTTGATTGTCCCtgttaataattttctttattttctgcCATTTATGAGTACAGGGTGTACAGCCACTTTTGAATGCTGTACTTAGTTATTTGCCCTGTCCAATTGAAGTCAGTAACTATGCTCTTGACCAGACTAAGAATGAAGAGAAGGTACTAAGTTGGGGAAATTCATCCTgaaacttttcttttctttcattctccAAACCTGCCTGggtaataaattaaaaattgtcGCAATACTGTAGGTTGCATTGGGTGGAACTCCAGATGGGCCTCTTGTAGCACTGGCTTTCAAATTGGAGGAAGGGCGTTTTGGTCAATTAACATATCTAAGGTATGCCTTAGAGGTGCTGTGTTTTAATGTCAATGTagcttttctaatttttgtatTAATGTATTATGTTATAATAACTATGCTAACAAttattttgttggtgaagaatCTATGAAGGTGTCATTCGGAAGggtgattttattttcaacattAACACTGGTAAGAAGATTAAGGTAAGTCCAAGGAATGCAATGTTTCATCTCACTGTTCTCAGTTCAAGTTAAGCCTTTATGTCTTATGGGCCTTCTGCTGCAATAATTGTTTCGTGCCACCAATTTCTTCCATCTGGTCTTGTGAAATctaatttgatattttttctAAAGCAATTGGTGGCTAATTACGATATGTGGATTATCAAAACAAAGTTATTATGTGGAATGGAATGATCTGGGGCTATCTGATTATTTATGATAGTTTAAATATGTGAGGCACGGTGATTCCTCTGAAAGAGAGTGGTCATTCAAAGT
The Prunus dulcis chromosome 2, ALMONDv2, whole genome shotgun sequence DNA segment above includes these coding regions:
- the LOC117619234 gene encoding elongation factor G-2, mitochondrial isoform X1 — translated: MARFSRPSTPRLLYTLYTSPSKTVQSPSPSPSPSPSPASSLLLGYFHLRQFSSGNLARAKEDKEPWWKDSMDKLRNIGISAHIDSGKTTLTERVLFYTGKIHEIHEVRGRDGVGAKMDSMDLEREKGITIQSAATYCTWNGYQVNIIDTPGHVDFTIEVERALRVLDGAILVLCSVGGVQSQSITVDRQMRRYEVPRLAFINKLDRMGADPWKVLNQARAKLRHHSAAMQVPIGLEEDFKGLVDLVQMKALYFHGSSGEKIVIEEVPADMEALVTEKRRELIEVVSEVDDKLAEAFLADEPISSTDLEEAVRRATIAQKFIPVFMGSAFKNKGVQPLLNAVLSYLPCPIEVSNYALDQTKNEEKVALGGTPDGPLVALAFKLEEGRFGQLTYLRIYEGVIRKGDFIFNINTGKKIKVPRLVRMHSDEMEDIQEAHAGQIVAVFGVDCASGDTFTDGSVKYTMTSMNVPEPVMSLAVQPVSKDSGGQFSKALNRFQKEDPTFRVGLDPESGQTIISGMGELHLDIYVERIRREYKVDATVGKPRVNFRETVTQRAEFDYLHKKQSGGQGQYGRVCGYVEPLPAGSPTKFEFENMIVGQAIPSNFIPAIEKGFKEAANSGSLIGHPVEHVHVVLTDGAAHAVDSSELAFKLAAIYAFRKCYTAAKPVILEPVMLVELKVPMEFQGTVAGDINKRKGVIIGNDQEGDDSVITAHVPLNNMFGYSTALRSMTQGKGEFTMEYKEHSPVSHDVQTQLINNYKGTHAAE
- the LOC117619234 gene encoding elongation factor G-2, mitochondrial isoform X2, whose protein sequence is MARFSRPSTPRLLYTLYTSPSKTVQSPSPSPSPSPSPASSLLLGYFHLRQFSSGNLARAKEDKEPWWKDSMDKLRNIGISAHIDSGKTTLTERVLFYTGKIHEIHEVRGRDGVGAKMDSMDLEREKGITIQSAATYCTWNGYQVNIIDTPGHVDFTIEVERALRVLDGAILVLCSVGGVQSQSITVDRQMRRYEVPRLAFINKLDRMGADPWKVLNQARAKLRHHSAAMQVPIGLEEDFKGLVDLVQMKALYFHGSSGEKIVIEEVPADMEALVTEKRRELIEVVSEVDDKLAEAFLADEPISSTDLEEAVRRATIAQKFIPVFMGSAFKNKGVQPLLNAVLSYLPCPIEVSNYALDQTKNEEKVALGGTPDGPLVALAFKLEEGRFGQLTYLRIYEGVIRKGDFIFNINTGKKIKVPRLVRMHSDEMEDIQEAHAGQIVAVFGVDCASGDTFTDGSVKYTMTSMNVPEPVMSLAVQPVSKDSGGQFSKALNRFQKEDPTFRVGLDPESGQTIISGMGELHLDIYVERIRREYKCYTAAKPVILEPVMLVELKVPMEFQGTVAGDINKRKGVIIGNDQEGDDSVITAHVPLNNMFGYSTALRSMTQGKGEFTMEYKEHSPVSHDVQTQLINNYKGTHAAE